In the genome of Massilia sp. W12, the window TTGCGGCCAGGCATAACCAATCATGCCCTGTCCCAGCCAGCCGGCGTGATAACCGGCCACCACTTTGGCTTGCGCCGGACGCGGCAGACCGCGCGCGCCGCGCAATTCCATCAGATCCGGGGCCACTTCATGCAGGCTGATGGCGCGCATATCCAATATCAGATCCGGGCTGTAATACGCCGCCGGGTCGTGCACTTCGTACAGCAGCTGTTCGCGCAGGGTGTCAAAATTGACCCGCCCGCCAGTCTCTGGCGCTTTGCCGATCTGCACCCGGCCATCGGCCCAGACTTCGGCGATAGGGTACGCCAGGTGCGCCAAGTCCATTTCAGTCCAGCCCAGGCCGCCGAAATTGCCGCCGCAAGCCTGGCCCGAGCATTCCAGCAAATGTCCCATCGCCAGTGCTTGCGCCAGGCGGTCGAGATTGTCCGGCCTGGCGTAATCCGGGCCAGACAAAGGCCAGCCGAATTCATGCGCCATGGGTGCTAAAAACAGGGCGGCGTCGGCGACCCGTCCGGCAATCACAATATCCGCGCCCTGCGCCAAGGCTTGCGCCAGGGCCTGCGCGCCGAGATAGGCATTGCAAAATTCCACTCGCGGCAACAAGGGTCCCTGTGCATCGCTGGCATCCGCCAACGCTACGCCGTCTTGCGCGAAGGCATGTCCGTCCTGCTGCAATTGCGCCAAACGCGGCAACACATCGTCGCCTGTCACCACCGCGATCCTGGCGCGCCAGCCCTGCTTGGCAAACAGCGCCGCCAGCGCCTGCGCCGCGCCATGCGGATTGAGGCCACCGGCATTGCTTAAAAAGCGCACCCCGCCTGCCGCCTGCGCCAGTGGCCACAAGTCTTTCATCATGGGCAGCAAGTCGCGGCAATAACCGGCGGCGGGATCGGCGGCGCGGTCTTTTTGCAAAATCGATAATGTCAGCTCGGCCAGATGGTCGGAGGCGAAATACTGCAGATTGCCGCGTGTGAAAGATGCTTTCGCGCCGTCCCAGGAGTCGCCGTAAAAACCGGGGCCGGCGCCGATGCGCACAGATTTCATGGCGCCCCCGCCGGCCAGGCGCGCGCGATAATCGCGGCGCAATCGGTGTCAAAGTCCAGCCCGCCGAAGCAAGCCGCCGGCCCCCCGTCACGCAAGCGGCTGTGAATGAAAGCCTGGGCCACAAAGCGCGGCGCATGACGCAATAAGAGGCTGGCTTGCAGCGCCAGCACGATGCGCATGGCCAGTTCGCGCGCGCCGAATTCCTGTTGCGCCTGGTTTTCGATGTGTGCAGGCGGAGTTTGCAACAAGTCTTCGCACAGTGTTTTGCTGTACGCGTCAAACTGGGCGTTGCGTCCCTGCGCCGCTTTCAATTCCTGTTGCAGCGCGAGTTGCGGGGCCGGCCCCTTGGCCAAGACGCGCAGCACATCCAGGCAGATCACATTGCCAGAACCTTCCCAAATCGAGTTCACCGGCAATTCGCGATACAGGCGCGCCAGCACGCCCTCTTCCACATAGCCATTGCCGCCCAGCACTTCCATGGCTTCCGCGCCAAACGCAGGGCCGCGCTTGCAGAGCCAGTATTTGCCGGCGGCGGTCAATAAGCGCGCCAGGGCTTTTTCTGCGGCGTCGTCAGCGTCAAAGCAATGCGCTAAGCGCAAGGCGAACCAGGTCGCGGCTTCGCTTTCGAGCGCCAGATCGGCCAGTACGTTTTGCATCAAGGGTTGTTGCGCCAGCGCT includes:
- a CDS encoding acyclic terpene utilization AtuA family protein, with the translated sequence MKSVRIGAGPGFYGDSWDGAKASFTRGNLQYFASDHLAELTLSILQKDRAADPAAGYCRDLLPMMKDLWPLAQAAGGVRFLSNAGGLNPHGAAQALAALFAKQGWRARIAVVTGDDVLPRLAQLQQDGHAFAQDGVALADASDAQGPLLPRVEFCNAYLGAQALAQALAQGADIVIAGRVADAALFLAPMAHEFGWPLSGPDYARPDNLDRLAQALAMGHLLECSGQACGGNFGGLGWTEMDLAHLAYPIAEVWADGRVQIGKAPETGGRVNFDTLREQLLYEVHDPAAYYSPDLILDMRAISLHEVAPDLMELRGARGLPRPAQAKVVAGYHAGWLGQGMIGYAWPQALRKARFAAEQICARLGKLGVAQQDMRVEMLGHDAILGPMAQADAAQDHAEVWLRLAVRSAKRQIAEALPRMFPPLALSGPPFVAGRMGAASPSQLLGIWQSRLPFDCLQPTVTLLEV